The DNA region TATGCGCAACTGCCTTACTAGGAAAAACTTTCTGATGAGATTTTTCTCTAAATATTGAGCCTATAAGGGTTGAAAATTGAATTGATATTGCCAGCATTAAGAGCGCTAATGCTGGTTTTTTGTGGATGGTGATATGTTGGCGATCGCCTGTTGTGTTGAAACAATTTGGTTCAACTATCATCTTTTAGAGATGCTGACCTTAAATCCTATTAAACTTGCCTAATGACTAAGTCTGATGTTCCAGAACCTTATCGCTTATTACTTTTCGGTGCGGCGGCGATCGCCAGTTTAACGATTGTTTTAATCTGGGGCGTGAGTTGGAAAACTGGACGCAATGTTTTAAAATCGCGCCAATTTTCTTGTGAAAAATTATCTGAGCCGCAAAGTAGTGAGTTACTTTGGACTGTGGTGTTTCAAAATGGTGGGGAAGAAAAGCCTTGGCTGCGCATGATCTCTGGTCTGGAAGGAGATGTAACGCCAGAGCAACGATGCGAAGAGATTGCCCATACTCTTGATGTGAATTTTGCTGATCAGTTGCAAGCGCTGTTTTATCGCCCTAATCCAGCAACACCAAACCGTCATGCTGTTTGTGTGCAAACGGCTGCTCACGGGGACAGTGATTGTGCGAATCTCGTAATTTTAAAAGAAAATATTGAGCCCCAGAGATTTTTTGAACGGTTTACCGTTGATCTCCAGGAGTTTGCAAAGCAGCCTAGTTCAACTCAGCAAACCCAAAGCAATGGGGCGATCGCCACCTTCTCTACTGGTGAAGAACAACCGCCCCAAGGTTTATCACGGATTGATCTTAAGCCATTTCTTGAAGCTGACGCTCCGGCTCAGAAATCTTCTCAGTAATGGGGAGATCACCGAGACAAATGCCGAGACCCCGCGCCGTTTTCACTAAAGTACCTTCCGGGTCGACAGTACGGTATGTTTTGATTGCTTCAGTGATGGGCACACTCGAAACTTGTCCTTGTTCCCAAGTCACCATTTGGTTGAACTTTTCTTCTGCAATTAAGTTCACTGCTGCGACCCCAAAAGCCGAAGCCAGTAATCGATCGAGAGGTGAAGCCGTACCACCACGCTGGATATGACCCAAGGCTGTCACACGGGTCTCAGATCCTGTTTTTGCTGCGACCTCATCCGCTAGATATTGACCAATACCACCGAGGCGACGTTCTCCAAATTGCAATTCTTTTTGTAGTGTTTTGCCAGTATCAGTACAGACTGCCTCTGACACCACCACTAATGTGTAGTTTTGGCCAGAATTTTGGCGATCGCAGATAAAATCACAAACTGTTTTCAGATCATATTTAATCTCTGGAATCAGTACGACATGAGCACCACCGGCAATGCCTGCATTGATGGCAATATGACCTGCATCTCGTCCCATCACTTCGACAATCATGACTCGATCATGGCTCGCTGCTGTGAAGTGCAACCGATCCAATGCTTCCGTCGCAATATTTACCGCCGACTCAAATCCAATTGAACGCTCTGTAATGCTGACGTCATTATCAATTGTTTTTGGAATACCGACAAAATTAATATTGCCCTGCATTGCTAGCTTATGCAAAATCGCTAAACTGCCATCACCACCAATGCCAATTAATGCATCCAGACCAAGGCTGTGGTAATTATCAATAATTTCTTGGGAGCGATCGAGTCTTGTGCCATCTGCCATCGGGAAAGCAAAAGGATTACCCTTATTGGTTGTCCCGAGCATTGTGCCGCCCATAGTCAACCAATTATCGACCTGTGACGCAGTTAAACGCACTACATCAGGTGGCTGGCGCAATAAACCGCGTGTTGCCCGACAAATACCAACTACTTCCCAACCGTAAACATTCTCCGCACAATGGGTGACTGCTCGAATCGCTGCATTTAAACCTGAGCAATCGCCACCGCTTGTGAGAATACCTATTTTCTTCGATGCTGTCATAGGATTTCTCTAATCTCAACTGATAAATATGAACCGAAATTTTGTGGCTCCATTCTCAGGGGAAATAGATGGTGACAGGGCTAATTTGAGATGTTTCGTTGAATTTTTTGACAGTTATTCACTCTTTCGTCACCCTCGGCGACGTAGAGTCATGATTTGCTGATTATTCTTAGGAAGCCAGCTTGTGGGGGATCACAATATCTTTGATCGGTTGCTTTGTTAAGCAGCGCCAATGGCAAGCAAATAGATCTGGTTGCTGAAGACTTAAACTGGCGATCGCCGGAGCTGCTGGAAAGGGCCATAGACGATCAAACAAAATTTCTTTATCTGGCGAATACCCAAACTGCATCAGGTAAACACTTGGCTCTGCAGCAATTGATTTTAAGATCTGAAACCCTAGTTGATATAAAGGTTGCCGCTGCTTATCTCCGAGATCAATCGGTTGATGATAAGAATTCGGCATGACCCCTTCGCCAATCACTTCGCCATAAACCGGCCCCTTCGCTGTGTAGATGATGGGGAGCCAATGATCGCCGAGAGAATTATGATTACAAACTTTGTGGGAGGTATTTTGAAGAACCCATTCGCGCCGGGCTTCAATTTTGCGACAAGCCTCAAAAATATTGTGCTGCTCAAAGGTCAAGCGGTCTGGCAAGTCAATTGTTAGGGGACAAATTAATGTGCCATCGTCCTGAGGGAAGTTGTGGTAGCGCACCATGGCAGGTGTAACGATATTGACTTCAACCTCAGGAAATTCGCTGAGAATCGCCTTCTCTAAAGCTCCGAGCATACGCTCCGTAACGGGTGAAGCGGAGATTAATTTACCGGAATGTTTCAGAGCGGCATTAACCAGAATAACAACCTTAGACAGTGCCGAAGGTCGGGATGGGGCTGCCACCTTTGGGGTTAAATGTGGGTAGTTCAATCTCAGACAGGCTATGACGACGGTTTTTCACTGCTAAGCGATAGCTAACGCTCTGTAACTCAGCGTGGAGTTGACGATTCTCGTTTTGCAGCTTCTCTACTTTATCGCGAACAGTGGCCATTCTTTCAGCGAATTTCTGGCGGTAAATTTGAGGCAATTCTTGGACAACTTGCTCCAACATCCGGCTGCGATCGCTGAGTTCTTGAACGGATTGGCGCAGTTGATAAATTTCTTGGTCTTTCTGGGTGAGCTGCTCTTGGTAAAAGGAAACCTGCTGTTCAACTTCTTGGAGCTGTTCGCGGAGTAGGCGTAATTCTGCTTGTTGCCGCTCAGAAAATTCCGGCTGAGGAGTAAACTCGTCGTTGCCTTTGACTAAGCGAAACAACTCTTGGGAAAGTTGCTGCACAAGTTGGTCGCGGAGCTGGAGTTCCTGCTGGAGTTGCTCGTTGCTTTGGGGTTGGGTGTCTTGAATGTTATCTGTTGTTGCCACGGTGCTTTAGGACTCCTCAATAGCGAGAGGTTACTGCTAAATAGATCTAAGTTTAATTAAAGTCTAGACAAAATCGCGCCGCCCAATGGTTATAAATGACAGCTTTCGCCTATTACTTTTTACTGTATTGCGTCAGTATAAACCCAATAATATCTAATACATCGCGAAAATGAGCCTCTTAGAGCCAATTTTGTAAAAAAAGCCGCGAAAGAACGTCGCCGTGTCCGGATAAGATAATGATGATTTTTTAATAATCTCAATTTTTAATCCATGAGTATCGCAAGCAATCCTCCGATTAAGTTTGGCACAGACGGTTGGCGCGGCATTATCGCCGATGATTTTACGTTC from [Leptolyngbya] sp. PCC 7376 includes:
- a CDS encoding Npun_F5560 family protein → MATTDNIQDTQPQSNEQLQQELQLRDQLVQQLSQELFRLVKGNDEFTPQPEFSERQQAELRLLREQLQEVEQQVSFYQEQLTQKDQEIYQLRQSVQELSDRSRMLEQVVQELPQIYRQKFAERMATVRDKVEKLQNENRQLHAELQSVSYRLAVKNRRHSLSEIELPTFNPKGGSPIPTFGTV
- a CDS encoding COP23 domain-containing protein, translated to MTKSDVPEPYRLLLFGAAAIASLTIVLIWGVSWKTGRNVLKSRQFSCEKLSEPQSSELLWTVVFQNGGEEKPWLRMISGLEGDVTPEQRCEEIAHTLDVNFADQLQALFYRPNPATPNRHAVCVQTAAHGDSDCANLVILKENIEPQRFFERFTVDLQEFAKQPSSTQQTQSNGAIATFSTGEEQPPQGLSRIDLKPFLEADAPAQKSSQ
- a CDS encoding ATP-dependent 6-phosphofructokinase; translation: MTASKKIGILTSGGDCSGLNAAIRAVTHCAENVYGWEVVGICRATRGLLRQPPDVVRLTASQVDNWLTMGGTMLGTTNKGNPFAFPMADGTRLDRSQEIIDNYHSLGLDALIGIGGDGSLAILHKLAMQGNINFVGIPKTIDNDVSITERSIGFESAVNIATEALDRLHFTAASHDRVMIVEVMGRDAGHIAINAGIAGGAHVVLIPEIKYDLKTVCDFICDRQNSGQNYTLVVVSEAVCTDTGKTLQKELQFGERRLGGIGQYLADEVAAKTGSETRVTALGHIQRGGTASPLDRLLASAFGVAAVNLIAEEKFNQMVTWEQGQVSSVPITEAIKTYRTVDPEGTLVKTARGLGICLGDLPITEKISEPERQLQEMA